GCCGAGGGGACCGTCGTAACGGCGCGACGCCCCCACCACCTGCCCGAGCACGCCAGCCAGTTCGCCGCTCAGGGCGGCAGCCACGAGCAAGGGCGCCGGCCAGCCGCCGGGGAGCAGCGCGAGCGGGAGGTAGAGCGCCGCGTCCGACACCGCGTCGCCGAGTTCGTTGAGGTACGCCCCTAGCCGGCTGCGCTGCCCCCCTTCACGCGCCATGATGCCGTCCACCGCGTTGAGCGCCATCCGCACGAACAGGAAAACGGGCAGGAGCAGCCACCCCCTCAGCGCTCCCCCGTTCAGGGCGTCGCCCGCCAGCGCCAGGCCCAGCGCCACCGAAAGCCCCGCCGCCGTGAGCGTCACCGCATTGGCCGTGACGCCGCGCCCCGCGAGCCCCAGGGCCAGGGGCCGCAGCCAGCGCACGAAGGCGGGCTTGGCCGAATAGAGGGTCATGCGGGCAGGCTAGCGGTCAGGTCAGCCCAAGACGCAGAGGTCTGAACTCGGTCAAGGCCCCGCTGCCCTCCCGCGCCCGCCATCCCCAACAGGCCCGCCGTCTCCAACAGACCAGAACCGCTCAGCCGCCGCGCTCGGTGGGGCGCAGCCGGGCTTCTTCCGCCTCGTCAAACAGCCGCGAGCGGATCAGGAAACGCACGCCCTCGGGCGCTTCGAGCGAGAAGCCGCTGCCGCGCCCCTTGACCACGTCCACGGTGAGGTGGGTGTGCTGCCAGTACTCGAACTGGCTCACCGACATCCAGAAGGGCGTGCCGGCCACGTACCCGAGCCGCACGTCCTGCGCGCCGGTCCGGAACTCGCCGCGCGGGTAGCACATCGGGCTCGAACCGTCGCAGCAGCCGCCCGACTGATGAAACATCAGGGGGCCGTGCTGGGCTTCGAGCCGTTCGAGCAGGGCGCGGGCTGCGGGGGTAATGTCCACGCGCTCGGCGTAGGTGGGGGGGTCATCGGTCGTCATGGGGTCTCCCTTTTTTGAGCGGGAAAGGGGAGCCGGAGTCGTCCCCGGCCCCCCTGCACGGACGGCTGAGCTTCACAGCGGCTGCCAGTTCCACCCTCGGGCTGGAAGATGCCCTTCAATTCCACTTCTGCCGCTGTCTATCGTGGATACTCACTCCGTTCGCCTCAAAGCCGTTGAGGGGAAATCCTCAACGGCTCTGAGTTCCACTATCAGAAGAAGCCGAGCTTGTCGGGGCTGTAGCTCACGAGCAGGTTCTTCGTTTGCTGGTAGTGGTCGAGCATCATCTTGTGGTTCTCGCGCCCGATGCCGCTTTGCTTGTAGCCGCCGAAAGCCGCGTGCGCGGGGTAGGCGTGGTAGCAGTTCGTCCACACGCGCCCGGCCTTAATGCCCCGGCCCATGCGGTAGGCGCGGTTGATGTCGCGGCTCCACACTCCGGCGCCGAGGCCGTAGAGCGTGTCGTTGGCGAGCGACAGGGCCTCGGCCTCGTCCTTGAAGGTCGTGACCGACAGCACCGGCCCGAAGATCTCCTCCTGGAAGATCCGCATCTTGTTGTGGCCCTTAAAGACGGTCGGCTGCACGTAGTAGCCGTCTTCGAGGCCGTCGTGCCGCGCCCGCTCGCCGCCGGTCAGCACCTCGGCGCCCTCGGCCTTGCCGATGTCGATGTACGAGAGGATCTTTTCGAGCTGGTCGTTGCTCGCCTGGGCGCCGATCATGGTCTCGGGGTCGAGCGGATGGCCCATCTTGATCGCGTCCACGCGTTTCAGGGCACGTTCCATGAAGCGGTCGTAGACCGACTCCTGAATCAGCGCGCGGCTCGGGCAGGTGCAGATCTCGCCCTGGTTGAGCGCGAACATCACCAGGCCCTCGATGGCCTTATCAAAGAAGGCGTCGTCCTCCATCATCACGTCGTCGAAGAAGATGTTGGGGCTCTTGCCGCCGAGTTCGAGGGTGACCGGAATCAGGTTCTCCGAGGCGTACTGCATGATCAGTCGCCCGGTGGTCGTCTCGCCGGTAAAGGCGATCTTGGCGATGCGCGGGCTGCTCGCCAGCGGCTTGCCGGCCTCGACGCCGAAGCCGTTGACCACGTTCACCACGCCCGCCGGCAGCAGATCGCCGATCAGCTCCATCAACATCAGCAGGGTGGAGGGCGTCTGCTCGGCGGGCTTGATCACCACGGCGTTGCCGGCGGCGAGGGCGGGCGCGAGTTTCCAGATCGCCATCAAGAGCGGGAAGTTCCAGGGAATGATCTGCCCCACCACGCCGAGCGGCTCGTGGAAGTGGTAGGCCACCGTCGTCTCGTCGATCTGGCTGATGCCGCCTTCCTGCGCGCGTACCGCTCCCGCGAAGTAGCGGAAATGGTCCACCGCGAGCGGGAGGTCGGCGTTGAGCGTCTCGCGCACCGGCTTGCCGTTTTCCCAGGTCTCGGCGACGGCGAGTTTCTCCAGGTTCTGCTCGATGCGGTCGGCGATCTTGTTCAGGATCACGCCGCGCTCGGCGGGACTCGTGCGGCCCCACTTGTCGGCGGCGGCGTGCGCGGCGTCGAGGGCGAGGTCAATGTCCTCAGCGGTCGAACGCGCCACCGAGGTGAACACCTGGCCGTCCACCGGCGAGGGGTTGTCGAAATACTGGCCGCGCACGGGCGCTTTCCAGTCGCCGCCGATCCAGTTGCCGTACTGCTTCTTGAACTCGACGATGCTGCCCTGCGTGCCGGGCTTGGCGTAGCCTTTGCGGTCTGCAACGGTCATGGAAAAACCTCCTGTTCGGGAGAAACGAGGGAGGCCCAGGCATACTGGGCGGCCACCTGAGTTTTACGAACATGCCCATGATGCCCCAAAACCTGAGAACGTATGTGATGTTTCACCCTGGTTCCGCCGCCCTCTCAAGGCCTGGGGAGGCTCAGCGCCGGGTGTAGCGGCTCTCCCCGGCCGGCCCGCGCTCCTCGCGCAGTTGTCCCGTCTCCGAAAGGTATTCGGCGAGCGCCGCCGTCTGGT
The genomic region above belongs to Deinococcus reticulitermitis and contains:
- the adh gene encoding aldehyde dehydrogenase translates to MTVADRKGYAKPGTQGSIVEFKKQYGNWIGGDWKAPVRGQYFDNPSPVDGQVFTSVARSTAEDIDLALDAAHAAADKWGRTSPAERGVILNKIADRIEQNLEKLAVAETWENGKPVRETLNADLPLAVDHFRYFAGAVRAQEGGISQIDETTVAYHFHEPLGVVGQIIPWNFPLLMAIWKLAPALAAGNAVVIKPAEQTPSTLLMLMELIGDLLPAGVVNVVNGFGVEAGKPLASSPRIAKIAFTGETTTGRLIMQYASENLIPVTLELGGKSPNIFFDDVMMEDDAFFDKAIEGLVMFALNQGEICTCPSRALIQESVYDRFMERALKRVDAIKMGHPLDPETMIGAQASNDQLEKILSYIDIGKAEGAEVLTGGERARHDGLEDGYYVQPTVFKGHNKMRIFQEEIFGPVLSVTTFKDEAEALSLANDTLYGLGAGVWSRDINRAYRMGRGIKAGRVWTNCYHAYPAHAAFGGYKQSGIGRENHKMMLDHYQQTKNLLVSYSPDKLGFF
- a CDS encoding DUF779 domain-containing protein, with translation MTTDDPPTYAERVDITPAARALLERLEAQHGPLMFHQSGGCCDGSSPMCYPRGEFRTGAQDVRLGYVAGTPFWMSVSQFEYWQHTHLTVDVVKGRGSGFSLEAPEGVRFLIRSRLFDEAEEARLRPTERGG
- a CDS encoding CDP-alcohol phosphatidyltransferase family protein — translated: MTLYSAKPAFVRWLRPLALGLAGRGVTANAVTLTAAGLSVALGLALAGDALNGGALRGWLLLPVFLFVRMALNAVDGIMAREGGQRSRLGAYLNELGDAVSDAALYLPLALLPGGWPAPLLVAAALSGELAGVLGQVVGASRRYDGPLGKSDRALLIGAVGLALGLGVRPGAWLSGLLLLAAGLAVWGAWNRVRRGLAEGAAPERP